A window of Castanea sativa cultivar Marrone di Chiusa Pesio chromosome 1, ASM4071231v1 contains these coding sequences:
- the LOC142621745 gene encoding endochitinase-like isoform X1 → MKPTSFTLFSLLLFLAFLLGTSAEQCGRQAGGAACANNLCCSQFGWCGNTAEYCGAGCQSQCSSPTTTTSSPTASGGGGGDVGSLISASLFDQMLKYRNDPRCKSNGFYTYNAFIAAARSFNGFGTTGDVTTRKRELAAFLAQTSHETTGGWATAPDGPYAWGYCFVMENNKQTYCTSKSWPCVFGKQYYGRGPIQLTHNYNYGQAGKAIGADLINNPDLVATNPTISFKTAIWFWMTPQANKPSSHDVIIGNWRPSAADTSAGRVPSYGVITNIINGGLECGHGSDDRVANRIGFYKRYCDTLGVSYGNNLDCYNQKPFA, encoded by the exons atgaaaccaaccagtttcaca CTCTTTTCTTTGCTACTTTTCTTAGCTTTCTTGCTTGGAACCTCAGCAGAACAATGTGGCAGACAAGCTGGGGGTGCTGCGTGTGCGAACAACTTATGTTGTAGCCAGTTTGGATGGTGTGGCAACACAGCTGAGTATTGTGGAGCTGGTTGCCAGAGCCAGTGTTCTTCTCCTACAACTACTACTTCATCTCCTACagctagtggtggtggtggtggcgatGTTGGCAGCCTTATCAGTGCGTCTCTTTTTGATCAAATGCTTAAATATAGGAACGATCCAAGATGTAAAAGTAATGGATTCTACACTTACAATGCTTTCATTGCTGCTGCTCGATCTTTCAATGGCTTTGGCACAACTGGTGATGTTACTACACGTAAAAGAGAGCTTGCGGCTTTCTTAGCTCAAACCTCTCATGAGACCACAG GAGGGTGGGCAACTGCACCAGATGGCCCATATGCATGGGGATATTGTTTTGTTATGGAAAATAACAAGCAAACCTATTGTACCTCAAAATCTTGGCCATgtgtttttggaaaacaatattATGGTCGGGGACCTATCCAACTCACTCa CAACTACAACTATGGGCAAGCAGGTAAAGCCATTGGAGCTGATCTCATAAACAATCCAGATCTTGTAGCCACAAACCCCACCATATCGTTTAAGACAGccatatggttttggatgacaCCGCAAGCAAACAAGCCATCTAGCCACGATGTGATCATTGGAAATTGGAGACCCTCTGCTGCTGACACATCAGCTGGTCGAGTTCCAAGCTATGGTGTAATCACCAACATTATCAATGGTGGCCTTGAATGTGGCCATGGCTCTGATGATAGGGTGGCTAATAGGATTGGGTTTTATAAGAGGTACTGTGACACATTGGGAGTAAGCTATGGGAACAACTTAGATTGCTATAATCAAAAGCCCTTTGCCTAA
- the LOC142621745 gene encoding endochitinase-like isoform X2, translated as MKLFSLLLFLAFLLGTSAEQCGRQAGGAACANNLCCSQFGWCGNTAEYCGAGCQSQCSSPTTTTSSPTASGGGGGDVGSLISASLFDQMLKYRNDPRCKSNGFYTYNAFIAAARSFNGFGTTGDVTTRKRELAAFLAQTSHETTGGWATAPDGPYAWGYCFVMENNKQTYCTSKSWPCVFGKQYYGRGPIQLTHNYNYGQAGKAIGADLINNPDLVATNPTISFKTAIWFWMTPQANKPSSHDVIIGNWRPSAADTSAGRVPSYGVITNIINGGLECGHGSDDRVANRIGFYKRYCDTLGVSYGNNLDCYNQKPFA; from the exons atGAAGCTCTTTTCTTTGCTACTTTTCTTAGCTTTCTTGCTTGGAACCTCAGCAGAACAATGTGGCAGACAAGCTGGGGGTGCTGCGTGTGCGAACAACTTATGTTGTAGCCAGTTTGGATGGTGTGGCAACACAGCTGAGTATTGTGGAGCTGGTTGCCAGAGCCAGTGTTCTTCTCCTACAACTACTACTTCATCTCCTACagctagtggtggtggtggtggcgatGTTGGCAGCCTTATCAGTGCGTCTCTTTTTGATCAAATGCTTAAATATAGGAACGATCCAAGATGTAAAAGTAATGGATTCTACACTTACAATGCTTTCATTGCTGCTGCTCGATCTTTCAATGGCTTTGGCACAACTGGTGATGTTACTACACGTAAAAGAGAGCTTGCGGCTTTCTTAGCTCAAACCTCTCATGAGACCACAG GAGGGTGGGCAACTGCACCAGATGGCCCATATGCATGGGGATATTGTTTTGTTATGGAAAATAACAAGCAAACCTATTGTACCTCAAAATCTTGGCCATgtgtttttggaaaacaatattATGGTCGGGGACCTATCCAACTCACTCa CAACTACAACTATGGGCAAGCAGGTAAAGCCATTGGAGCTGATCTCATAAACAATCCAGATCTTGTAGCCACAAACCCCACCATATCGTTTAAGACAGccatatggttttggatgacaCCGCAAGCAAACAAGCCATCTAGCCACGATGTGATCATTGGAAATTGGAGACCCTCTGCTGCTGACACATCAGCTGGTCGAGTTCCAAGCTATGGTGTAATCACCAACATTATCAATGGTGGCCTTGAATGTGGCCATGGCTCTGATGATAGGGTGGCTAATAGGATTGGGTTTTATAAGAGGTACTGTGACACATTGGGAGTAAGCTATGGGAACAACTTAGATTGCTATAATCAAAAGCCCTTTGCCTAA